Genomic DNA from Candidatus Nitrosopumilus koreensis AR1:
ACTGCAGTTTGGATTCGTGGCTTTAATGCACCTTGAGGCTTTACTGCTTCACGGAGTTTGCCAGTTACGCTTTGGGTCTCTTGTCGAGCCCAAGTCTTGTCGAAGTTTGGCATGACTTGAATTTAGAAATTTAGTCTTAATGCATAGTGTAAATTTAGATCAGTTTTTGGCTAAAATTAGCTAACAAACTATATTCTGAGACTCTTTTTGTAATGTTGTGGCTAGAATTGCAGTTTTTGATTCAGGACTAGGCTCACTATCCATAATTCAAGAGATGCAAAAATCATTCAAATCTCAAATCATCTATTTTGCTGATCAACAAAATTATCCATATGGCAAAAAATCTCAGGCTCAATTGAATAGAATCATGAAAAAATCTATCAAATTATTGCATGGTTTTTCACCAGATTTCATAGTTGTTGCATCAAACACACCAAGTCTTATGTTAAATTTGTCTACATCAAAAATTTTTGATGTAAAACCCCCGCTTAAAGAAGCAAAAAAACTCTCAAAGTCAAAACATATCGGAATTCTTGCAACTGAATCTGCCATAAGAAGTAAGGGGATGTCAAAATACATCCAAAAAAACATTTCAAAATCTTTTAAAATTTCCAAAATTAATGGTTCCAAACTTGTAGATTTAGTTGAATCTGGAAAATTTCTTACAGAAAAAAAATTTTGCAAAAAAATTATTAAAAAAGAACTAAAAATACTTGTTCAAAATCAAATTGATGTGGTCACATTGTCTAGTACACATTTGCCCTTCTTAAAAAAATATTTAGAACAAGAATTTCCAAATATACGATTTATTGATCCAGGAAATATTGTAGCTAAAAAAATCTTTTTAAAAATAAAAAATACACAATCAAAAAGAAATTCTTTGAAAATTTTTACCTCAGGAAACATAAAGAGTTTTCAATCAAAACTGTCAAAGATAGGAATCAAAAACAAAGTTAATTTTTTGACTTTTTAGCTTTTCTATAACCATGACTAAATTTTTTATCATATAATTTGGAATACTCGTATGTTTGTGGATCAATTACATCACTAATAATTACAATGGCAGTTCTAGTGATCTTTTCTTCTTTTAGTTTTTTTGCAATATCTGCAAGAGTTCCCTTGATTATTTTTTGATCCTTCCAACTTGCTCTATACACTACAGCAACAGGTGTTGATTTTTTGTATCCACCTGCAATTGCTTCTTTAACTAAATTTGAAATTAAATGAACACTAAGATAGAAAATTAAAGTTGCTTTGTGTTTTGCCAACTCTGAAATTTTTTCTCTTTTTGGAACTTTAGTTCTGGATTCTGCTCTAGTTACAATAATGGTTTGGGTAACTCCTGGAAGAGTCAATTGTGTTCCTAGAGCAGCAGCTGAGGCTAAAAATGCAGTAATTCCAGGTACAACTGTAGATTTTATTCCTTTCTTTGTAAGATTATCAATCTGCTCTTTTATTGCACCATAAATTGATGGATCTCCATCGTGTAGTCTTACAACAAGTTTGTCTTTTTTTGCGTTCTTGTACAATAACTCGAATATCTCTTCTCTTACCATTCCAGCAGCATCATAGAGTTTTCCTTTTTTACATAATTTCAAAATGGATTCTGGAATCAAAGAACCAGAATAAACTATAACCTCTGCCTTCTGAATCAACTTTTTTGCTTTGACTGTAATTAGTTCTGGATCTCCTGGTCCACAACCAACAAAAAATACATCAGACACGTTTTACCACCAGAATTGAAAAATATTTTGTAGTCAATGTATCATCATTTACTTCACCTAAAGTCATCTTTCTGATTATTTCATTTTCAGTTCCTAGGTCTTGTCCTATTGCAAATATTGAATTATCTGGGAAACCAGATTCCTTTAGAACATTAATTACTTGATCAAAATATCTACCATCTTTAAGAAATATCATGGATTCAGAATTTTTTGCAATCTCTTTAACACTGCTTAGATCATAACATGATGGGATTATTGCAACTTTTTCTGCACCTTCTGCAATACTTACTCCAACTTTTGATGCAAATGTAAACATTGAAACAATTCCGGGAATTACACTGATATCTATTTCAGGATATTTTTCAGTTATATCCCTGTGCATGTATATCCATGTACTATATAGAAATGGATCACCTACTGTAAGATAGACTACGTTTTTTCCTAATAATACAGTTTCAGCCATAATTTTTGCATTTCTTTTCCAAGTTTCTTCAAGGACATCTTTGTCTTTTGTCATAGGAAAGATTAGTTTAATGATCTCTTGATTTTTTGATTTGTCAATAATTGAATCAACAACAGATAATGCGATACTGGGTCTATCTTCTTTTGAGGCAGGACACATGATAATGTCTGCATTTTGAATTGCCTTTACAGCTTTGACTGTGAGAAGTTCAGGATCTCCAGGACCTACTCCTATTCCTATTAATCCAGGCATGAAAGAAGTGAATTTTCTCCCAATTAAAAGCTAGATTAGATTTTGGTAGCAGAAATTATGGTTACAGGATTTCTTGCAAGCATCATGGTTCCTGTAGTTGTTTTTCTGCTCTTTGATATCGTTACCTGAGTAATGTCAACTGCTTCAAATTGCAATTTATCTAAAACTTGTAACACGGAATATAGTGTTTCAATAAGGATAATTCCAATCACAATTCGCCCTCTAGATTTTAACTTATTCTCTGCCAACTCTACGATTTCTTTGGTATCTGCACCAGTTCCTCCAACAAATATTACATCAGCATCTTCAAGTTTGGATATTTCCTCTTTAGCGTTTCCAAATATTGCCGAAATATTTGAGATGCCAAATTTTTTTGCATTTTTTTTTGTCAAATCTACTGCGTTTTGATCATAGTCAATTGCCAAAACTTTTCCAGACGACTCTACCTGAAGTGCCGATTCTACAGAAATAGAACCGCTACCACAACCAATATCATAAACAGTCTGTCCTGGTTTTAGTCTTGCCTTGCTGATTTGTATGGTTCTTACTTCTTCTTTTGTTATGGGAACTTTTTCGGTTCTTTCAAACTCTTCATCAGGAATTCCAGGAGTTTTGTAATTCCACATTAGACAATCACCTTTTGTAGGATGATTCTGCTAGATGTTAATTCCAGTAGAAACACTTCCAGAATGAACTAGTGTATAAGTTACAATCCATGTAAACAAATACAAGAAAACATAGCTACCAATCGCTTGTGTAACAACCTTCTTTCTGTCTGAAGATGGTAACTGCATCTTCATTCCCTTTGCAATAATTATTGTTCCAAAAAATACGATAATCATAAATCCAATAGATGCCCATCTTCTTTCTTCCCCTTCAATGTCTTCAAAGATGAAGGTTGCTGCAGTACCAGCAATAACCGCTAGTGCTACACGTAGCCAAAATAATTTATTTAATTTTCTATCTTTTTCACTTTTCTCAGCCTCACTAATTTGAGGTTCCTTGGGTTTTTCAGGAGTCGTAGATTCTGGTTTTTCTGTTTCAGGAATATCTGTTGACTCCTCTTTAGACTCCTTCTTAGAGTCTTCAGGCTCAGGTGTGGGTTTTGATTTTTTCTTTTTGAATCTTGCCAATTAAATTTCTA
This window encodes:
- the cbiT gene encoding precorrin-6Y C5,15-methyltransferase (decarboxylating) subunit CbiT, with amino-acid sequence MWNYKTPGIPDEEFERTEKVPITKEEVRTIQISKARLKPGQTVYDIGCGSGSISVESALQVESSGKVLAIDYDQNAVDLTKKNAKKFGISNISAIFGNAKEEISKLEDADVIFVGGTGADTKEIVELAENKLKSRGRIVIGIILIETLYSVLQVLDKLQFEAVDITQVTISKSRKTTTGTMMLARNPVTIISATKI
- the cobI gene encoding precorrin-2 C(20)-methyltransferase yields the protein MPGLIGIGVGPGDPELLTVKAVKAIQNADIIMCPASKEDRPSIALSVVDSIIDKSKNQEIIKLIFPMTKDKDVLEETWKRNAKIMAETVLLGKNVVYLTVGDPFLYSTWIYMHRDITEKYPEIDISVIPGIVSMFTFASKVGVSIAEGAEKVAIIPSCYDLSSVKEIAKNSESMIFLKDGRYFDQVINVLKESGFPDNSIFAIGQDLGTENEIIRKMTLGEVNDDTLTTKYFSILVVKRV
- the cobM gene encoding precorrin-4 C(11)-methyltransferase codes for the protein MSDVFFVGCGPGDPELITVKAKKLIQKAEVIVYSGSLIPESILKLCKKGKLYDAAGMVREEIFELLYKNAKKDKLVVRLHDGDPSIYGAIKEQIDNLTKKGIKSTVVPGITAFLASAAALGTQLTLPGVTQTIIVTRAESRTKVPKREKISELAKHKATLIFYLSVHLISNLVKEAIAGGYKKSTPVAVVYRASWKDQKIIKGTLADIAKKLKEEKITRTAIVIISDVIDPQTYEYSKLYDKKFSHGYRKAKKSKN
- a CDS encoding glutamate racemase, which encodes MARIAVFDSGLGSLSIIQEMQKSFKSQIIYFADQQNYPYGKKSQAQLNRIMKKSIKLLHGFSPDFIVVASNTPSLMLNLSTSKIFDVKPPLKEAKKLSKSKHIGILATESAIRSKGMSKYIQKNISKSFKISKINGSKLVDLVESGKFLTEKKFCKKIIKKELKILVQNQIDVVTLSSTHLPFLKKYLEQEFPNIRFIDPGNIVAKKIFLKIKNTQSKRNSLKIFTSGNIKSFQSKLSKIGIKNKVNFLTF